The following are from one region of the Nymphaea colorata isolate Beijing-Zhang1983 chromosome 7, ASM883128v2, whole genome shotgun sequence genome:
- the LOC116257597 gene encoding uncharacterized protein LOC116257597 yields the protein MQQGDMDLTEYFTKLKFTYEKMNSLKPPCKHCLKSHMEQMIVVKFLAGLSSDYSAAKAQMLTGSDFPDLDEAFNRLNRLVVILPPSTNNSQPSALASFGGGRNAQYSSRGRGRGRGLGGRGRLQCTYCGRLGHLEDRCWNKVGKPNTSASTTVTSSSIPAPNSQSTSMVPKVNPTTASVDATSLKLTPAELDLIMVHRSNTAPSTSSTSPAITNSTFSAGPIDWEEDWWRP from the exons atgcagcaaggtgaCATGGATTTAACCGAATACTTTACGAAATTGAAGtttacttatgaaaagatgaactcTTTAAAACCTCCCTGCAAGCATTGTCTTaaatctcacatggagcaaatgataGTGGTTAAATTTCTAGCTGGACTATCATCAGATTATTCTGCAGCCAAAGCACAAATGCTTACAGGGTCAGATTTTCCtgatcttgatgaggccttCAACAGGTTAAATAGATTGGTTGTTATTCTTCCTCCATCTACAAATAATTCACAACCATCTGCActtgcctcatttggaggaggaCGAAATGCACAATACTCTTCtcgtggtagaggaagaggccgTGGTCTAGGAGGACGGGGAAGACTCCAATGCACTTATTGTGGTCGTCTTGGTCACTTAGAGGACAGGTGctggaacaaagtgggtaaaccGAACACATCTGCGTCCACGACTGTGACATCCTCATCCATTCCAGCTCCAAACTCACAGTCCACTAGTATGGTTCCTAAGGTGAATCCCACTACTGCTTCGGTAGATGCCACTTCTCTCAAGTTAACTCCGGCTGAACTTGACTTAATTATGGTGCATCGATCAAATACTGCACCTTCCACCTCATCGACTTCTCCTGCTATCACAAATTCAACATTTTCTGCAG gacctatcgactgggaggaagattggtggaggccatga